GAAATCTTAGATAAGACATTGTTAAAatttcctgatttttttttgctggaTCATGTCAACAGACTACGGCTAAGAAGAAGATTACGTCCTCGCTTTCCTTTCCTCAAGTGCTGGATATGCGATCGAGATTGGCAGAGTCTTCTGAGAATGAGTTGACATACGAACTCTCTGCTGTGTTAATCCACAAAGGAAGTGCTGTGAACAGTGGACATTACGTTGCTCACATAAAAGATGAAAAGACTGGCTTGTGGTGGAAATTTGACGATGAGCAAGTGTCTGAACTGGGTACACATCCATTCGATGAAGGTTCTTCTTCAACTGCACAGTCCGAGAGTAATGGTGCCGCTAGTAGTGGGAAAACCAAAGATGTCAAACAATCAGGTTCTTCTTCTATTAAGTCGGAGGTTTTCTCATCCACTGATGCTTATATGCTGATGTACAGTCTTAGATGCGGTAAAAAGGAAAGTCAGGAAGGACAAAGAGAGAACCCTATTGACATAGCCAACGGAGAAGTTGCTAGTGGTCAACAGCCGGAAGGTTGTTATCTTCCGTCACATCTCGATAAATGGATCAGTGACCTGAACGCAACATTCCTTGAGGCGTGCAAGCAATTTGATTTAACAAAGGATAGTCAATTGAACACTTTGATTGAAAGGAGGCAAGAAGTACGGACTATACTTTCAGAAGCTGCTGTTCAGTCACTTGAAGAACAATATTTTTGGATCTCCACAGAATGGCTTCGTCTATGGGCTGATACGATTTCGCCCCCGTAAGTTAATCTCCTCGTACATGCATTTGTTGTTATATACCAGCACCAACTGGTAGTGTTGATATGATTTTCGATTTAGAAAATTAGATCAACATCCATGCTCTCAAATGTTGTTGATTATATTTGTTCTTTTGTATACAATGTAGCGCTTTGGACAACACCCCGTTACTTTGTTCCCATGGGAAAGTTCTTGCCTCAAAAGTTACTTGCATGAAGCGTATAACTGAACTTGCATGGACGAAGTTAGAATCAAAGGTTAGTGCCTTTCCCTTTTCCAGGACAAAAACTTTTCTTGTCTTCAAGTTTTGGATCAGCTGCCATCATAAACCATGTGTCAGACTTCTGTTCTAGTATCATGTCCttgaattatttatttcatttatttttgatacGTTCATTTCCTCTTATGTTTAGTTCAATGGTGGACCAAAGTTAGGGAAAGGGGACTACTGCAGGGAATGTCTTATGGATGGTGCTCGCATGGTTGTCTCTTCTGACAGTTATAGGGATCGAAGAACATTCATGAAAAACATAGCAACCGATGTTCTTTCGGGAAAGTGCGAGGACGGAAATTATTACGTCTCTAAAGCATGGTATGCATTCAGTTGTCCTGTAACTTATAAGTTTGTAATAATACCGTTTTTGCTTATTTCTGCGTGTTCGACTATTGATGCATTTGCAGATGGCGACTTTAGCACTTAATTACtactactattattattattattattttattattattattattattattattattattattattattattattattattattattattattattttgtgggGGTGTTACCACAGTTAGCTGCTTCTATGATAAACGCCACTGGGACTCGCACTAACATGTTTCAAAAATCTTGCTCCTTCTAAAGTGTAATATCACGTTTCCAGGTTGCAGCAATGGGTGAAAAGGAAAAACATTGATGCTCCCAGTGAAGCAGATGCAGGGCCTACAAATGCAATCACGTGCAGTCATGGAGAGCTGATGCCTGAGCAAGCGCCAGGGGCCAAAAGAATTCTAGTTCCAGAGAATTTCTGGTCATTCCTTGTTGAAGATGCTTTAAAAGTGACACCAGAAGATACTTCGGGTTGTCAATGTTTCCCTCTGGACTCCATCCAATGTTCTCATTGCACATCCGAACTTTCTGAGGTTGCAGGCGTCGAGGATGCATTAAGGTTAACcattgtttacttgttttttcTCTTGGTCATGATACtctttagatattttattacGTTCGGTCTGATGCAACAGAACAATAAAGGCCAAGCAGCGCCAAAATCACGATAAGTTAGCCACGGGAAAGGGTATAGCATTAACGCCACAAAGCCGATATTTCTTGTTGCCATCTCCATGGCTAGTGCAGTGGAGGAGCTATATTAACATGACTGGAAAAAATAGTTCCTCAGTACCAGAGCCTGAACTTCTTGATGGAGTCATTAATACTCTCACATGCCAGAAGGTAAGATCCATTGCTGGGCAGTGATTTGGTTTATATATGTACAGAAGTGCTTAATTCCAAATTGGGTTTCCTGACTGCTTTCTCTATTCCCCTCTCATACTCCTATTTAGATGTGTTAGTAACGCTGGTGAATATAAACTGTCGTATATCAGCAAGCCTTCTTTCATCTTCCCACTAGCAATTTGAGCATAAAACTAATGGTTTGTTTCTATGGTTATTGGTTTCAGCACACTCGACTCCTTGAAAGGCTCCCTGAACTTGTCTACCGACGTGGCTccttatttcaaaaaaatccaTCTGTAAGTACATTACATACAGTAATATGCTTCTTAATCAGTATTGCAGTcgtttgaattaataaaagcCATGATCAGAATGGAAAACTGAAAGTGTTAATTACCGGCACAGGAGAGACTGACTTGTCTCCGTAGAATTAAGAATAGTATATGTAAGACATTATTCAGGTGTAGAGAGATGGCCTAGTGTTTCGTAACCGGTTTTATTAGGGCTTGGGAGGGTTTAGGATCTCTAGGATAAAGGTACTGGTTTTAATAGTTTGGTTATGTGGTTCTGTGGTTTGATTGTCGTTTCAGTTTGAGAAATAAGAGAATTGTGCTCTGAATTGATTTGAACTCTTGTTTTCTGCACATTTTTCTAGACGGATAAGCTGACAATCATCCCTGAGGATGACTGGAAGTATTTCTGTGAGGAGTGGGGAGGGATCGTGGAGAAGGGAGTCTCTGCTCTTATTGAGGCTGGTAGTAATACGAATCAAAGTGCATCCCAGGACGTTATTGACCTTGATCAGGATTCTTCTCCTGATGTTAATATGGAGATTGATAATCAGCAGCCTATTATCAGGACGTTCCCAGAGGTAACATCTTGAGTTTGTGATATTATATTGGAATTGTAATGCTGGCTTAGCTTTTCGCACGAGGTTCAGATGTGTTGCactaagatttatatttttgtagaaGTAGATGTGATCATTTGCATTACATTGATTAATCGTTTTAGGTTCATAGAGTTGCGTTTGACAATAGCTTTTAACCTCGCTAGGTTTGTGAGGAATGCATAGGAGAGAGGGATAGCTGTGAGTTGATGCAGAAGCTCACTTACTCTGAAGGAGATGTATTTGTCTGCCTGGTGCGCGGAAAGGAAGCTCCAAAGTCGATGTTAAATGCATCTGACTCGAGCTTTGAGGTGGACCGTCGTACTTCAAAGCGTTCCCGGAGAActaactatgggaagcagaccAGCCTGAAAGTTTCTGCAACGACCACTGTGTACCAGTTAAAGATGATGATATGGCAACTACTTGGGGTAATGTCTTCTAACTCGAGAATAGTCTTAGAAAGTTTCACTAGGTTACTTGTGGATGAGAGACAATGACATGTGTGCTGTAATAAAATGCAGGTGATGAAGGAAAACCAAGAACTTCACAAAGGCACACAACTGATTGATCAAGAATCTGCAACCCTTGCAGACATGAACATATTCCCTGGCGACAAGCTTTGGGTGAGAGATACCGAGATACATGAGCACCGCGATATTGCTGGTAAAGAAAAACTTTCATAATTATTTCAGTGTAGCAAATTACCTAGCTAAAGTTAGATTTATCTGTTAAAGAATAAACAACCATCTTGATGTTTTCAACAGATGAGCTTTGCGATACGAAGTCAGGGCCTCAAGATATAGAAGAAGGTTTCCGGGGCACATTATTGACTGGAGATATCTCTTTTGAAGCCTGCTAGTAATTCTCTCAGTTAGCTGTGCAGGAGATGGatgacagtttttttttttgtaaaggcAAAGGCTTTGAAGCTTTATTTTGTGCGCAAATATATTGGTGAAAGCTTGCAAATGCCTGAATCCATAGATGTTTAGTCGTGGAAGGATTTGAAGCTGTTGAGGCTTTTTCTGTGTGTTTTTCGTGTACGGTTTATTTTAACGTACATTTTGTGTTACAGAGCTCCTGCTGTGCATATTGAAGTTCTTTTACGGaaacttttgtttgtttgcgCAAAGGTTATTTTATAGAAACTAAAACGGGAGCTCAGTATTCGTTATCAAATCCATATACAAACATTCATCCCTTTAACTCATATCTTGCTTGCTCTTTTGGCTTAGCGGACAGGAGTTGCTCCACCAACACTCTTGGATTTGGAGAGAAGCAAGTCTTTGAGCTGCTTGTAGTTTCTCAGTTCGTCCAGTGCATCTGATGTACTTCGAGCCATGGAAAATTCAGACTGTGCCTGACACCGAACCTTCTCCCTGAACCCCAGACATTGACGCCATGTAAGCGCTCAAGTCTTGCCGCAATGGTGGTGCTGTCTTCAGCATTTGAACGAGAACTCCAACCGCTGCGTCCTGTGACTCTCTCCCTATAGGTAGCGACTGTGATATAGAACTTGAAATTTTCCTCCGGTCAAGACTTTTGCTGCACCGGAAGAAATGCAAAATCTATGGTATGAGCTGCTCATTGATCAGCTTTGTGTGAAAAGATTTAAGAAATGGGTAGAGCCAGTTGACGTGTACTGGAGTCCTGATTCGTCAACATCATCGAAATCAAAAGGGCATGAACAATCAGGGTCATCCAAATCATCTGCAGAAGATAATCTACTCGGGCTCCTCGAAAACCCGAATCTTGGTGAGCCACTTGAAGACAGGAGATTTGATTCAACCACTCCACAAGAAGGAGGGAGTGGATTCCTATCAACCATAGCTGAAGAAGGAATGGGTCACTGGAGCAGTCCCTGCCCTCACATTAATCCTTGGAATGTTACTCCCTGAAACGTATCTTGGAGTAGAAGGAGAACCCAACCGCGAAAAGCGAGGTGAAAGCTGGTGACTGTCACCACCAAAACCATCGTGGAAATTGTGTAAACCCGGTGAAAACGACTGGTTCGGTGTGACGTAATGTCCTGAAGGTCTGTGAAAGCCGCTATGTGGACGACAAGCTCTACCTTGAAAAGAAGCTCATAGGATCCGTAGCAGGACTCCCAAGATAATATCAGTTATGATTCTTGGAGGCAATGTGATGTGAGCACCAAGATTAAACTCAGACAAGTCAAGTAACAGAGGCGCAAAGACGACCAGGAGGTACAAACGAAACTCTTTCACATCTCCAGAGAGTACATCATCACGGAAAGATGAAACCTTGTAAATCAAGACGAACTCAGCTGCCTAGAGACACGATACGCAGGTAAGAGCCGAGTCTGCGCATAAAGGGAACGCAACAGAATGATTGCTTTCTTGTAAACCTTGTGGTAACGAGTTGAGGAGAGAAGATGAGTGGGTTCTCGTAGTGAACAACCCAACGCTCCATCACAGTCTCgagatgatgatgaggatgaacAAGTATGATGTCGATGATCATTGAGTCTACTAAGATGTTTCTATGCCAAGAATGTAACTTGTCTAAACCCCAAGGACGGTCTCCCATTATGAGATTGTACCATTTATCGCTCTTTTTGAGGGTAAGACTCGATGATGAACGAGCACGACGGGAACCCCTGAATCGATTTCTGAAAATAGCAACTGAGATTCGAATATAGAGGTGATGGAGTGAAATGGAGATCACGAATCGTCGTTTTGGTGAATGGTCTTTTTTCTAGGATGGCGATTACGATACCAATGCAGCAGAGAGTGAAGGTAAAGTGAAGGTAAAGAGAAACTTCGAGCCGTGACAAAGAGAGAGCGAGTGCGAAGCTTATTGGATTATCTGAGACTCAACCaacgaagatgatgatgatgttcatgAACAAACTATACAGTGGTATTAGGATACTGGTTTAATGAagataaaacatatttaatcCAAATCGTGATGAGTAGTAGTATACTGGTTGGTGATTAACGAATGCGAGAGAGCCCAGTCTTGCTCTGTTTCATTTCCTTAAGGTTTTGAAGTGTACGCACTACATTTAATGGTGACTAGCAGTTAATGGGTATAGAGGATTTACATGTTTAGGGCCCCATTTGTGTCTACTCTCggaacattttaaattttactaacCCCGTTAACATTGTCTTCGTATTTATTTTTAGCTTTAAAACCATGTATGGGGGTCACGAACTAATAAATCAAATCTACGCAAGCTTTTTGGGTTTAATTGGCAGTTTAGCAACAAACTTCTCTATTATAAAAATTGAAGTTATAGGGTATGCATGATTCTTTCCTCATAGTCGTGCCAACATTTATGACTAACAGAAGCGCGGTTAAAAATAAAAGTCTTCATTTAAAttacaataataaaatactATTGTCATAAGGTATAGAATCAACAACCTAAATATtcattcttaatttttaaatataattttttttttacaaaactgaTAACCAAAATTTGAATGCTTATGAATCTTTTTTCAATGAACAAATACCCAAtattacttaaatttttttcttttgtcttatttttataatattagctatttttattatttacttttatctgCTTAGTTTACTATTATAACTACTAAAAATGTCACTAAATAGTCATAAGACCATTATAACCGCAACAATAATTCTCTTCATCTAATCCCGTATTAAGCATATCCAAATGAATATAAAACTTTTAACATAAACCATATACATACTTTCTATTGTGTAGGATtagaataatataattaataaaggATGTTTTAAGCAAAATAATAACTAATGAAAGAAGtcctattaatttatttttaaaaacggcTGCCCTGACCGAAAGCTTCAAATTTTACCATGGAGGCACGGCTCTCGATAGACTTTAGGATTCTTGGTCGCACCACTTTTGATGGTTAATTAATTTGTATTATTTCGTTGTAAGTTTTattcttctttcctttttaaGCTGTTATGTACATGCGATTTCATAATCAAAATTGTTTGACTGATTGGTATTGTcgatattccttttttttacaATAAACATTTACAGATTCATGTTGATTCTGTAAATCAAATCGGTAACTCTGCATCTAAATCGGTATTgttgatataaatttataaaaatataattcgatcaatataaatgtaaaaatctGTTGGATAACAATGTATATGTGACTATTTGTAGCCCCACTACTTTACTCGGTAATCAATGTACactattcatttaaaaaaaaaatcaaaattaaggCTGAGAGTGTACACCACATCCATACTGCCATACATGATACATCTGATCACTGACGCTAATACAAATCAACGGACCAAATTTACTGTGAGCAAATATTATGTTTACATAAGAAAGAACAAATATTATATCTTTGAACTTCAGTCAACCACGGCACTACGATTCTTGATTATTATATTACACACTAATCGTATTAATactatatgaataaaaaaattgttctatAAATCTCGTAAAAATGGAAATTtcgtctttttcttttgtatgcATGATAAATTATTGAATTTCAAATGTgatatcaaaaaataatattgttcattttgaaaacaaaagcgtatattttattttggtctATTCTTTTAAAAATCCAAGTTATTTATTGTTCTCCATAATAATAGCATATAAGTTCGgagtgttttaacttttaagtttCTAAGCAATTCGAAAGGAGAAAATGTTGACCCAAATAGAAGAgaggagaaaaataaatatcaacaaCAGATAAATACATTGAACCTGGACAAGCTAAAGCTACCACACAAGATGCTTATTAAAGGACATCGTCAAACCCTAACACTCTAActccaaaaaagaagaaaactaaaccacaatatatataatatatccaAATTAAATCCTTTGTACGTAGAGACTGCAACTTATTTAATTAATGGCGAAAGAAGGAGGTTACATGACGGTGGCGGCGGAAGAGATGGAGGAGTTACGGAGGAGGAGCAGAGAACTCGAGAGAGAAGTAGAGGAGATGAAGACGGCTATGTTGGAGTTGTGGCGGCGGACGGTTATGACAGAAGAGGCAGAGGAGAGACTCTGCTCGCAGCTAGCGGAGCTGGAGGTAGAGTCTCTAGATCAGGCTCGTGACTATCACGATCGTGTGGTCTTCCTCATGGATCAAATCTCACGTCTCTCTTCTTTATCGATCGTTTCCTCGTAGATTTTACTTATACGACTGTTACTTGTATATTGTTGTGGATGTGTACTGCAGAGTACAGATCCGTCTAAGGATTATATGTATATGAACGGATCTATATGGACAAATCTTATGTTTTCAACGAGCAATTGTTATTGAAATATTATTTCTGATACTTTATGcagaattttcatataatgGTCCGACTTTTGGAAAAATTTAGAGAAACTTTTACGGATTTGTCTTGTGAAAAAGAGTAAATTATGGtgatattattattagtttttttactAATGAAATAATAACATACGAGTTGAGTAGTCAATATATGTTTTTAGTAATTATACTCTCAGATCCTGCCATCCTGGTCATCATTTGATTCTTCTTTGAATGAAATTCAGTGAAAAAACAGTCTAtagttatatatactttttaaccTGTTTTGCAGATTTTTACTGTCAAATTGTAACTAACAAATATAACATGTGGAACTATCACTTATGTTCCTTATTTGGTTGGAAGATTCACCAAATGTGGTATATTAATCAATATATGATGTGCGTATgtgacaaaaacaaaatttgtgtGGAAACCACGGGATCCAATATCATTATTGAATTTCAAAGAAATCAAACAAACAAGGTAgaaaaacaagagagagagaaaaagttaggtTTGCTCTCTAGAATCTCTCCCCCCAAATCTCTTGAAACCCAAGCGCCGTCAACATCTGGATTCTAATCCGGTGGAGGAGATCGATGGCAAGCTTGCTGTACTGGTCTTCTTCGCCAccccagcttcttcttcttcctctattttgcctctctctccaatccttcTCCTCTCCATCTACTCCGATATGCTTTTCTCCTCTGGACTTCTTCGGCTCGCCGGAGACTTAACAACGGCAAGGCGGGCGTCTGTCAATCCGCTGGAGGAGAAGCGAGGTTTAGCAAGCTGAAGCGATTAGTGGAACCAGTAGGAGATCTCTCGCGACATAGGGTCTTTTCTTAGATCTGGGTCAGATCTAGGGGTTCACGGTTTGTCAGAAACGGAGAGCGTCGCTACCTCGCCTGGAGCCTTCCTTACCGTCCTCCAGACCCTATGTCGTTGTTTTGCTATCCTCTGGTCTGTGTGAGTTCCTCTTCTCTGTTTCCCGCAGGTACACAGTGTAGATGCCATCGTGGAGGTTTACTCTGTTACTAGATCTGTCTCTTTGCACAGCAGTGCGTATGGTGCTTTTGGTTCCGGTGAGCTCCTCCTCTTCGCAGATCGGCAAGGGATCTTGGGCTGTTCCGTAGTTAAGCCTCCGTGGCGTCTGGAGTTTCTCACCTTCGCCGTAGCTCTCTCCTGATTTGAGAGCTCTGCCTCTCACTGTCCTAAAATCATTTGATTGTTTTATGGCTGCCCAAAGATGTTAGCTGCCTTTCTTTGAGTCTCGTCGAGTCTTCCGACTTGGTCTGTGGCCGGTTTATGCCGTTTTCCTACCGCCTGCCTCCACACCATGAAGCTCAAGAGTCTCTCAAGGATTGCTGTTGTTGGTATTCCCGGAGTGTAGCGTTGTATGGGCTGATGCAGAGCTTGGTCACCTCTTCTGGCTAATGCGATTGCAGCCTCCCGCCCAAGGGGTCCTCTGGTTATCAGTCTTCTTTGAGACCTAATGATTCCTTTTGCAGGTTCCAGCTTAAGGTGGTTCAGCCATTACAACTCTTTAGATGTATAAGTGCAAAGCAACACATCTTTAGTCTTAGCATTAATCTAGTTCACTAGATTAGTCCTATTATGTTCTACAagcttttttaacttttttcgGCTTGTACAACTAAACTAGTCAAAGCTCTTTGGTTCAGGTTTCACAACTTGTAATCTCTTTCATTACTAGTTAATGATATTaacattcttagcaaaaaaaaaaaaaagaaatcaaacaacatatatataattttaactgGAATGGATCAATCGGTGCAGTgttatatgttagtgaagtgAAAATTGAGTTTTACAAGCTGAAGAAAAACAACTTATTAAGGTGTTTGTCATTTTGTGTACCAGTCATGACGTACAACATAAAGTAGTACAAAAAGTGATATGTGTCAAGCTGTGTAACTGATTTGAAGACTCGAACTGGAGCCGAATTAGAGCACCTCCAACAATAAGAACTCcaaaaagtttcaaaaacaaaaaaatattaatattttagtaaactATAATTAGAGAATTAAAAgttaattgtaaaataaaaatccaacCACTGTATTGGTTACAAGTGTTTTGTGGATATATAGTAGGGTTCTAAAAATCATGATATATTAACCTTTTCCATTCTCTCTcctaattttatttctttttcttaaaatgtTTAGAACCCCTCCTAAAACCATGGTTCGAGGGGCTCGTAGAGGTAAACTAAAGATTATTTGGAGGCTAAGCAATGTATAGTTTATGTTGGAAAGGGATAAATCATCAAggaaaaattttcaaaaggCTTTGTACGAGATTTGGAAATATTCGATAAAAGAATATTTACGAATATCTCCTCCTTGAGTAGCATGAAAGGGTGAGCCATGAAATCTACTAGTATAAATAGAGAGAGACGTACCTTGTGTTATGTACGATGTACCACCACAAAAAAAGGACCGTAAGCATAAGGGTTTCAGTGTGTCTCACAAAATATAAGGGATAGGGGTCATGAAGGGGTCATGAATTAGTTTGATCCTTGAACGTGTCTCACAAAATATACGGCgacacatctaaaatatataacactaatcatGAAAAATgaatatcaatgtataaaaatgtaaaaatcaatatccgcGCAGGTGcttaataattaaaacaacaaaaacaactgATATACCTAACCAAACCACATCATATTACATGCTTTCCATATCTAGGTGTGGTACCAGTCTCAACCCGTCCCGCcctattctattttttaaatttatgatttttgttttgtaaaattcaGCAGTAAAGAAAGCTGAATGGTGACCTATTTACTGTCCCATAGTGCGTTTTCCTTATCCCGCTGTCAAGGCCATAGAGCATCaggctccgaatggtaacaGCGGGTTGGacggtgcgggacaagcggaTTGATTAGTGCAATGCGGTTTAAGAGCGGTTTGTGTTATAAAAACGCATACTGCGAGACAAGTGCGGTTCATCTAATAGACGCGGTTTAAAAATGTGTGAATGGtgactaaaataataaaaagtgtgGGACAAATGTTTGAATGGTATTTAACTGCGGTTTGTATAAGAGAAACGCATACTGCGGAAAAACTGCGGTTCGTCTGAAATAAACCGTCCAAAACCAAATATAAATGGTGACATGTATATGAATAGTGTAGTTGCAGGatacacataatatatttatttttacaaactaaaatatcagtgatactaatattattttcaacatagtttttttttatttcaaaaagtattttatacatatgaaatatgaaatttaatatataattattgaaactttatagataacattatattttatttaacatattataaattcgcaagttgtttttaaatataattaattaagtttgttatttaaaatagaaaacgtaaaagtttatatcaaaattttactattgaattattattatgtaattttataaatcataGAACAATCGATAATTGTTTTTGgttcatttttttggttttcggttcggttcaggtaACAAAGTCAAGAACGAGCAAATATTCGAAATGAACTTGGATCCCATTCAATTCCAATTCAGTTCCAGTTTATGGttaattctatttttatgaaatatcagattattaattaaaaatatataatttggataattttaaatatttttgacaaaaatattctaataaatcAGTTTTGGGGTATTTGGGTTTTTTTCAGTAGggtatttcaatttaaaaatagtattataaattgtttgattatttaaaattaaatatagtgaatatttataagtatataaattatattatagaaaacaaaatattttatcataattCATTTGTCAACTGAATAATACACATTTAAACTTGAATTTAtgtgtattatataaataaaaatactagcTAGTAGATATATTTgtgttatttaaataattataaacaataaaaactaaatttatttatagtGGGCTGTTTAAACCACACCATGTGACCTTCTTCTGGAACGCAGGTGCGGTCTGTCCCAATCTCTCCCGctttcaatatttttcttttaatttattattttctgaaaagaaaataaaacacaacAGAATAGTGATGAATGGCGACACATTTACCTTCCCGCTACGTGGTTTGCTGGTCCCGCACTTAACATTCAATGCTTATGTCAGAAAAACGCATACTGCAGGACAAGTGCGGTTTGTCTAAAAAAAGCGGTTTAATAAATATGTGAATGGtgaccaaaataataaaaagtgcAGGACAAATgcttaaatgatatttataaactaaatagtgctggaaaaatataaactaatattctacttaatattataaatatattttacatattttaaaagtacAAATAAATTACAATCAGAAAATAAGTCCATTTTATTGATTTTCCTATAATATATTTCCAATATTATCTATTATTGCATCATATGTCATTCATCTGTTCCCTCAACTGTTTTCACA
This genomic interval from Brassica napus cultivar Da-Ae chromosome A6, Da-Ae, whole genome shotgun sequence contains the following:
- the LOC106347412 gene encoding ubiquitin carboxyl-terminal hydrolase 26; translation: MRPNTRNKNKRPRPSDAADSYSQILRKIHEANDVTDEDVNQLFMISKPLCQGCRVNTRDNPNCFCGLVPPPNGSRKSGLWQKTSEIIQALGPDLSSELRDSDSTPAGLTNLGATCYANSILQCLYMNTAFREGVFSVEVDVLRQYPVLDQIARLFAQLYASKKSFVDSDAFVKTLELDNGIQQDIHEFSTLLLSLLERCLRHSGVSKAKTIVQDLFRGSVSHVTTCSKCGRESEASSKVEDFYALELNIKGLKSLDDSLNDYFSLEHLNGDNQYFCGSCDARVDATRCIKLRTLPPVITFQLKRCVFLPKTTAKKKITSSLSFPQVLDMRSRLAESSENELTYELSAVLIHKGSAVNSGHYVAHIKDEKTGLWWKFDDEQVSELGTHPFDEGSSSTAQSESNGAASSGKTKDVKQSGSSSIKSEVFSSTDAYMLMYSLRCGKKESQEGQRENPIDIANGEVASGQQPEGCYLPSHLDKWISDLNATFLEACKQFDLTKDSQLNTLIERRQEVRTILSEAAVQSLEEQYFWISTEWLRLWADTISPPALDNTPLLCSHGKVLASKVTCMKRITELAWTKLESKFNGGPKLGKGDYCRECLMDGARMVVSSDSYRDRRTFMKNIATDVLSGKCEDGNYYVSKAWLQQWVKRKNIDAPSEADAGPTNAITCSHGELMPEQAPGAKRILVPENFWSFLVEDALKVTPEDTSGCQCFPLDSIQCSHCTSELSEVAGVEDALRTIKAKQRQNHDKLATGKGIALTPQSRYFLLPSPWLVQWRSYINMTGKNSSSVPEPELLDGVINTLTCQKHTRLLERLPELVYRRGSLFQKNPSTDKLTIIPEDDWKYFCEEWGGIVEKGVSALIEAGSNTNQSASQDVIDLDQDSSPDVNMEIDNQQPIIRTFPEVCEECIGERDSCELMQKLTYSEGDVFVCLVRGKEAPKSMLNASDSSFEVDRRTSKRSRRTNYGKQTSLKVSATTTVYQLKMMIWQLLGVMKENQELHKGTQLIDQESATLADMNIFPGDKLWVRDTEIHEHRDIADELCDTKSGPQDIEEGFRGTLLTGDISFEAC
- the BNAA06G15780D gene encoding protein RESPONSE TO LOW SULFUR 3 gives rise to the protein MAKEGGYMTVAAEEMEELRRRSRELEREVEEMKTAMLELWRRTVMTEEAEERLCSQLAELEVESLDQARDYHDRVVFLMDQISRLSSLSIVSS